A stretch of the Sulfurimonas sp. HSL3-1 genome encodes the following:
- the hemL gene encoding glutamate-1-semialdehyde 2,1-aminomutase has protein sequence MNITSSIQAFEEAQTLIPGGVDSPVRAFKSVGGTPLFIEKGEGAHLYDIDGNAYVDYVQSWGPLIFGHRDEAIESAVCDAVRHGLSFGAPTLSESELAKEVIGIFESIDKVRFVSSGTEAVMSAIRLARGFTGKDDIVKFEGCYHGHSDALLVQAGSGLATFGNPSSPGVPVDFTKHTLLAKYNDIESVRKCFEDSDNIACIIIEPIAGNMGLVPADKEFLAELRLLCDAHGALLIFDEVMSGFRATLHGAESITGTTPDMVTLGKVIGGGMPVGAFGGKAEIMAKLSPEGPVYQAGTLSGNPVAMAAGITAVRKLRSNAKLYSVLEARAKRLMEGFAEAAAKHGIALKTDVRGSMFGFFFNDKPVKNFDDAAASDLERFAAFHAGMLSRGFYFACSQFETGFICTQITDEMIEATISAADEVMGTL, from the coding sequence ATGAACATTACATCCTCGATTCAGGCATTTGAAGAAGCTCAGACATTGATTCCCGGCGGTGTGGATTCGCCGGTACGCGCCTTTAAAAGCGTCGGCGGGACCCCGCTTTTTATAGAAAAAGGCGAGGGGGCGCACCTCTACGACATCGACGGTAACGCCTATGTCGACTATGTACAGAGCTGGGGGCCGCTGATCTTCGGCCACCGCGACGAGGCGATCGAAAGCGCGGTCTGCGACGCGGTCCGGCATGGGCTCAGTTTCGGGGCGCCGACGCTTTCCGAGAGCGAACTGGCCAAAGAGGTCATCGGGATCTTCGAGAGCATCGATAAAGTCCGTTTCGTCTCCAGCGGGACCGAGGCGGTCATGAGCGCCATCCGTCTGGCGCGGGGCTTTACGGGCAAAGACGATATTGTCAAGTTCGAGGGGTGCTACCACGGTCACAGCGACGCGCTTCTGGTGCAGGCCGGTTCGGGCCTCGCGACCTTCGGCAACCCGAGCTCCCCGGGCGTTCCCGTTGACTTTACCAAGCATACCCTCCTGGCCAAGTACAACGACATCGAGAGTGTGCGCAAATGTTTCGAGGATTCGGACAACATCGCCTGTATCATCATCGAACCGATCGCCGGCAACATGGGGCTCGTTCCTGCGGACAAAGAGTTCCTGGCGGAACTGCGCCTGCTCTGCGACGCCCACGGCGCGCTGCTGATCTTCGACGAGGTGATGAGCGGTTTCCGCGCGACCCTGCACGGTGCGGAGTCCATCACGGGGACGACGCCGGATATGGTGACCCTGGGCAAGGTCATCGGCGGCGGGATGCCGGTCGGTGCCTTCGGCGGCAAGGCGGAGATCATGGCGAAGCTCTCCCCGGAAGGGCCTGTTTACCAGGCGGGGACGCTCAGCGGGAACCCGGTCGCGATGGCGGCGGGGATCACCGCCGTGCGCAAACTCCGCAGCAACGCCAAGCTCTACAGCGTGCTCGAAGCGCGTGCCAAACGTCTTATGGAAGGGTTCGCGGAGGCGGCGGCCAAGCACGGTATCGCACTGAAGACGGATGTGCGCGGTTCGATGTTCGGCTTCTTCTTCAACGACAAGCCGGTGAAGAACTTTGACGATGCGGCGGCGTCGGACCTGGAACGCTTCGCTGCTTTCCACGCCGGTATGCTGTCACGCGGCTTCTATTTTGCCTGTTCGCAGTTCGAGACGGGCTTTATCTGTACGCAGATCACCGACGAAATGATCGAGGCGACGATCAGCGCGGCGGACGAAGTGATGGGGACACTCTGA
- a CDS encoding AtpZ/AtpI family protein, translating to MADKHLTGLTPENGEPEERKPRLKPIVEGAETLSLGISMVVAVLIGVALGIGLKKLTGITWLLWVGVVIGIAAAFLNVFKAYSKQYKEFEELSKNPRYNPKTLEGDDDDDDDDAAKHY from the coding sequence ATGGCGGACAAGCACCTGACGGGCCTGACCCCGGAGAACGGAGAACCCGAAGAGCGCAAGCCGCGCCTCAAGCCGATTGTCGAGGGGGCGGAAACGCTCTCGCTCGGTATTTCGATGGTCGTGGCCGTGCTGATCGGGGTGGCGCTCGGCATCGGTCTCAAAAAGCTGACGGGTATCACCTGGCTGCTCTGGGTCGGTGTCGTTATCGGGATCGCCGCGGCCTTCCTGAACGTCTTCAAGGCCTACTCGAAACAGTACAAAGAGTTCGAAGAGCTCTCCAAAAACCCGCGCTACAACCCCAAAACCCTTGAAGGTGACGACGACGATGACGATGACGACGCTGCGAAGCACTATTAG